In Paramisgurnus dabryanus chromosome 7, PD_genome_1.1, whole genome shotgun sequence, the following are encoded in one genomic region:
- the nfatc2b gene encoding nuclear factor of activated T-cells, cytoplasmic 2: MDNTYENIDGQEELDFPFLFLYNQPGNDVPPDDQADEFVASTNRTSPCTHEDLSAYGDDPVSHLSQHLPSNDLLTYQQSDLRQSLEHAAHPGALQGNSPRIEITCSDLHHHRDHVHTNPVDINRPMLTVPGYDMPYRETQCLSPASSTSSTSWHSDGCSPGTYSPCVSPGTGGGMAAVTEALQAIQASGSPNTSPRTSITEETFLDRRSSSPRSRSASPQGKRTYYQYQTQRSPSPCGGRDEPPEFCGHIPNLEDSLNDLSSSLTKPIPTKMVRSSQEYSVYTENQAGLFSSMPDVKKAFTVESCYFMPANWSSQTLAGVCSMPVSALPALDWPLPSRIDQYELRIEVQPRQHHRAHYETEGSRGAVKASSSSHPVVQLLGYSGREPLVLQVFIGTSDERNLRPHAFYQVHRITGKTVTTSSQERMQNGTKVLEMPLDPKENMRAIIDCAGILKLRNADIELRKGETDIGRKNTRVRLVFRVHVPQPSGQWLSLQVASHTIECSQRSAHEQPGVERQDLDHCSVLGGLQMILSGQNFTSESRVIFFEKTRGADLQIWETEAKVYRDKSTTNLLFLEVPPYRDPNIYHPAKVSFHVLNGKKKCSQPQHFTYTPLSVPQIKAEPVEEYQYAQFACTMRPVMGVSPPSCRLADGCMLSSGPSYQRPHSGVYPSTHYQHPPAQYQLERPVPVSHSSSPGHASCMSTTRGSTSLSQYGPNIYQNTAVSDAIQAAASMFPTLDVSELCSTVGHQKAYVSRASPTTGRSPPVHSHQQTYLPIQHQRTCSPVRLTVKQENLDQAYLDDVNAVIRKDLVHKNDF, encoded by the exons ATGGATAATACATACGAAAACATTGACGGCCAAGAAGAACTGGACTTTCCTTTCCTTTTCCTGTACAACCAACCTGGCAATGATGTTCCTCCAGACGACCAAG CTGATGAGTTTGTTGCCTCCACCAATCGAACCTCCCCCTGCACTCATGAAGATCTGTCTGCGTACGGCGATGACCCCGTGTCACATCTCTCTCAACATCTCCCTTCCAATGACCTTCTCACCTACCAGCAATCTGATCTCCGCCAGTCTCTCGAGCACGCCGCCCATCCCGGAGCCCTTCAGGGTAACAGCCCTAGAATTGAGATCACCTGCTCTGACCTGCACCACCATCGCGACCACGTCCACACCAACCCCGTGGACATCAATCGACCCATGCTCACCGTACCCGGGTACGACATGCCATACAGGGAGACCCAGTGCCTCAGCCCGGCCAGCAGCACCTCGTCTACCAGCTGGCATTCTGACGGCTGTTCCCCGGGAACATATTCCCCCTGCGTCTCACCGGGCACAGGAGGAGGTATGGCTGCCGTGACGGAAGCTCTCCAGGCCATCCAAGCTTCCGGTTCTCCCAACACGTCGCCTCGCACCAGCATCACAGAAGAGACCTTTCTAGACCGCCGCTCATCTTCTCCACGTTCTCGTTCGGCCTCTCCGCAGGGCAAACGCACCTACTATCAGTACCAGACCCAGAGGTCTCCGAGTCCCTGCGGCGGCCGAGACGAACCCCCTGAGTTCTGTGGTCATATCCCAAACCTGGAAGATTCTTTGAACGACCTTAGCAGCAGCCTGACCAAACCGATCCCTACGAAGATGGTCCGATCCAGTCAAGAGTATTCTGTCTACACGGAAAACCAAGCAGGCCTTTTCTCATCCATGCCTGACGTGAAGAAGGCCTTCACAGTGGAATCTTGCTATTTCATGCCAGCCAACTGGTCCAGTCAGACACTCGCAGGGGTTTGCAG TATGCCCGTGTCTGCCCTGCCTGCACTGGATTGGCCTCTGCCCAGCAGGATCGATCAATATGAGCTCAGAATCGAGGTTCAGCCCAGACAGCACCACCGGGCTCACTATGAGACGGAGGGGAGTCGGGGTGCGGTCAAAGCATCTTCCAGCAGCCATCCGGTCGTTCAG TTACTAGGTTATAGCGGTAGAGAGCCGCTGGTTCTTCAGGTCTTCATCGGTACCTCTGACGAAAGAAATCTCAGACCTCACGCCTTCTACCAGGTCCACCGCATCACCGGCAAAACCGTGACCACCAGCAGTCAAGAACGCATGCAGAACGGGACCAAGGTTCTAGAGATGCCCCTGGATCCCAAAGAGAACATGCGTGCCAT AATTGACTGTGCTGGTATCCTAAAGCTGAGGAACGCCGACATCGAGTTAAGGAAAGGAGAAACGGATATTGGACGTAAAAACACTCGCGTGAGGCTGGTCTTCCGTGTCCATGTTCCCCAGCCTTCAGGACAGTGGCTCTCTCTCCAAGTGGCCTCACATACCATCGAATGCT CTCAAAGGTCGGCCCATGAGCAGCCTGGAGTAGAGCGTCAGGATTTGGACCACTGCTCGGTTCTGGGTGGACTTCAGATGATTCTCAGTGGTCAGAACTTCACTTCTGAATCCAGAGTCATCTTCTTTGAGAAAACACGTGGTG CTGACTTGCAGATTTGGGAGACTGAAGCCAAAGTTTATAGAGACAAAAGCACAACT AACTTGCTTTTCTTGGAAGTCCCTCCATATCGGGATCCCAACATCTACCACCCAGCTAAAGTCAGCTTTCATGTGCTGAACGGCAAGAAGAAATGCAGTCAACCtcaacacttcacatacacaccaCTGTCAG TGCCACAGATTAAGGCAGAGCCTGTGGAGGAGTACCAGTATGCCCAGTTCGCCTGTACTATGCGTCCTGTTATGGGTGTTTCTCCACCCTCTTGTCGTTTGGCCGATGGCTGTATGTTGTCAAGCGGGCCGTCCTATCAGCGGCCTCACTCGGGTGTGTACCCTTCCACCCATTATCAACACCCACCTGCACAATACCAGCTGGAGCGTCCGGTGCCAGTGAGTCACAGCAGCTCCCCAGGTCACGCTTCCTGTATGTCGACCACACGTGGCTCAACCTCGCTGTCTCAGTATGGCCCTAACATCTACCAGAACACCGCAGTGAGTGACGCCATCCAAGCGGCCGCCTCGATGTTTCCGACCCTTGATGTGTCAGAGCTCTGCTCGACTGTAGGCCATCAGAAGGCGTACGTCTCACGGGCGTCCCCGACCACAGGGAGATCTCCACCGGTTCACAGTCATCAACAGACCTATCTGCCCATTCAACATCAGAGAACCTGCAGTCCTGTGAGGCTCACCGTAAAGCAGGAAAACCTGGATCAGGCCTACCTTGATGATG TGAATGCTGTTATAAGAAAGGACCTTGTTCATAAAAATGATTTCTGA
- the manbal gene encoding protein MANBAL: MSGDLDLSPPEVPEPTLFESLLRYGLFLGAIFQLICILAIIIPTSKSHEQVETPEPVDTRGFENNKKTKTPVQQIRQKLKKESKKKR; encoded by the exons ATGTCTGGAGATCTGGATCTGTCTCCTCCTGAAGTTCCTGAACCTACATTGTTTGAGAGTCTCCTGCGTTATGGACTCTTCCTAGGGGCCATTTTTCAACTCATCTGTATTTTAGCTATAATAATACCAACATCCAAGAGTCATGAACAG GTGGAGACTCCAGAGCCGGTTGATACGCGAGGATTTGAGAACAACAAGAAGACAAAGACACCCGTTCAACAAATCCGACAGAAACTGAAAAAGGAGAGCAAGAAAAAGCGATAG